The following proteins are co-located in the Hevea brasiliensis isolate MT/VB/25A 57/8 chromosome 11, ASM3005281v1, whole genome shotgun sequence genome:
- the LOC131170544 gene encoding mechanosensitive ion channel protein 10-like — MEAGRGKAEKKGTNDVVLQISTTQESFFASQETKDTKAYTVSKNSQLGSSSKRSKLELIELENSSLRIQTSTFATSPSSSDIARYSPVPTPTLNKPPKIPTTDSITRRKSLARSEFSKPKSRLVEPPYPNDANLREEKIRLVNSSSPSSTSPNAASPTNTVSVSAQKDSLKSAPITPKTPLIGTPGPEEEDDEEVYKTASLKVSKTMGKKRKILILFELTAFVCFLGLLVAGLTIDRLQNSTVWGLQLWKWCVLILVIFCGRLVTEWFINILVFLIERNFLLRKKVLYFVYGLKKSVQAVIWLGLVLLAWGLLFNRGVKRSRHTTKILNHITRALASCLIGAAIWLLKTLLVKLLASSFHVTRFFDRIQESIFHQYVLKALSGPPVMEMAEKVGSSNTMPGQLSFNNLKKQNEENKEEVIDVDKLKRMKHEKVSAWTMKGLINVITGTGLSTLYNALDQCDEEEGEQDKEITSEWEAKAAAYKIFRNVAKPGSKYIDEEDLLRFMKKEEVDNVILLFEGAAETGKIKRSALKNWLVNVYNERKSLAHSLNDTKTAIEELNKLASGIVLLVIIIVWLLMMGFLTTKVLVFVSSQLLLVAFMFGNTAKTVFEAIIFVFVMHPFDVGDRCVLDGVQMVVEEMNILTTVFLRYDNEKIFYPNSVLATKPISNFYRSPEMRDSVEFTVDVSTSIETIGILKARIKAYLESKPQHWRPGHSVQVKEIENLNKMKMALYVNHTINFQNSGDRGNRRSDLVLEMKKLFEELGIKYHLLPQEVNISYVGSAALAVPPLTR, encoded by the exons ATGGAAGCTGGCAGAGGCAAGGCGGAGAAGAAAGGAACAAACGATGTCGTACTTCAAATTTCGACGACACAAGAATCTTTCTTTGCTTCTCAAGAAACCAAAGATACGAAAGCTTACACTGTTTCAAAGAATTCCCAGTTgggttcttcttcaaaacgttcaAAACTTGAGTTGATAGAGTTGGAGAACTCAAGTTTGAGGATCCAAACATCCACGTTTGCaacctctccttcttcttcagacATAGCAAGATATAGCCCAGTTCCGACCCCAACTCTAAACAAGCCTCCAAAAATCCCAACCACCGATTCCATTACACGAAGAAAATCGCTTGCGCGTTCTGAGTTTTCGAAGCCAAAATCACGATTGGTAGAGCCACCATATCCAAATGATGCAAACTTAAGAGAAGAAAAGATCCGGTTGGTGAATTCAAGCTCGCCTTCTAGTACATCACCAAATGCAGCTTCACCAACTAACACAGTTAGCGTGTCCGCGCAGAAAGATAGCTTGAAATCTGCTCCAATTACCCCGAAAACGCCATTAATTGGAACCCCAGGACCGGAGGAGGAGGATGATGAGGAGGTATATAAGACCGCAAGTCTTAAAGTGAGCAAAACAATGGGTAAGAAACGGAAAATATTGATCTTATTTGAGCTGACTGCATTTGTTTGCTTTTTGGGGTTGTTAGTTGCTGGTTTGACTATTGATAGATTGCAGAATTCTACAGTTTGGGGGTTGCAATTATGGAAATGGTGTGTGCTGATATTAGTTATTTTCTGTGGTAGATTAGTCACTGAGTGGTTTATAAATATTTTGGTTTTCTTGATTGAAAGGAACTTCTTGCTAAGGAAAAAGGTGCTTTATTTTGTATATGGATTGAAGAAGAGTGTTCAGGCAGTTATTTGGTTGGGTTTGGTGCTTCTAGCTTGGGGCTTGTTGTTTAATCGAGGAGTTAAGCGATCCAGGCACACTACAAAGATTCTAAATCATATTACAAGAGCTCTTGCTTCTTGTCTTATTGGGGCGGCTATATGGTTGCTCAAAACTTTGTTAGTTAAATTGTTAGCATCTTCTTTTCATGTCACTAGATTCTTTGATAGAATTCAAGAATCAATCTTTCACCAGTATGTTCTTAAAGCTCTTTCGGGGCCTCCTGTGATGGAGATGGCTGAAAAGGTTGGAAGCAGCAATACAATGCCAGGCCAGCTGAGTTTTAACAATTTGAAGAAGCAAAATGAAGAGAATAAAGAAGAGGTGATTGATGTGGATAAGCTTAAGAGGATGAAGCACGAGAAGGTTTCTGCTTGGACCATGAAAGGATTGATTAATGTGATTACAGGTACAGGGTTGTCTACTCTCTACAACGCACTCGATCAGTGTGATGAGGAGGAGGGTGAGCAGGACAAAGAGATTACTAGTGAGTGGGAAGCCAAAGCCGCTGCTTATAAGATTTTCAGGAATGTAGCAAAGCCTGGAAGCAA GTACATTGATGAAGAAGACCTCCTGCGCTTCATGAAAAAGGAGGAGGTGGACAATGTGATTCTACTGTTCGAAGGAGCAGCAGAAACTGGAAAGATTAAGAGATCAGCATTAAAAAATTGGCTG GTGAACGTTTACAATGAACGCAAATCACTGGCACATTCCTTAAATGACACCAAAACAGCAATAGAGGAATTGAATAAGCTGGCTTCAGGAATTGTGCTTCTTGTGATCATTATTGTGTGGTTACTTATGATGGGGTTTTTAACAACCAAAGTTCTTGTCTTCGTTTCATCTCAACTTTTGTTGGTGGCATTCATGTTTGGTAACACTGCCAAGACAGTATTTGAAGCCATTATATTTGTGTTCGTGATGCATCCATTCGATGTTGGTGATCGTTGTGTCCTTGATGGAGTACAG ATGGTTGTTGAAGAGATGAATATTTTGACAACAGTATTTTTGAGATACGACAATGAGAAAATATTCTATCCAAATTCAGTTCTAGCTACCAAACCAATCAGTAACTTCTACAGGAGCCCAGAAATGAGGGATTCTGTGGAGTTCACTGTTGATGTTTCCACTTCAATTGAGACTATTGGAATTCTGAAAGCTAGGATAAAAGC GTACTTGGAGAGTAAGCCTCAGCACTGGCGTCCAGGCCACAGTGTGCAGGTTaaagagattgaaaatttgaacAAGATGAAAATGGCTCTCTATGTTAATCACACGATAAACTTCCAGAATTCTGGAGATAGAGGCAACAGAAGATCTGATCTAGTATTAGAGATGAAAAAACTTTTTGAAGAACTTGGTATAAaatatcatcttcttcctcaagaagTTAATATTAGCTACGTTGGCTCAGCAGCCTTGGCAGTCCCACCACTCACACGATGA
- the LOC131170545 gene encoding uncharacterized protein LOC131170545, translating to MASTSAISMAMPLTSVSQKRVLPSSEAFFNPLHVRASKAMVASKSNGRFQVKASLKEKAVTGLTAAALTASMVIPEVAEAAGPGVSPSLKNLLLSIVAGGVVLVALVGAVIGVANFDPVKRS from the coding sequence ATGGCCTCAACTTCAGCTATTTCAATGGCTATGCCATTAACTTCTGTAAGCCAAAAGAGGGTTCTTCCAAGCTCGGAGGCCTTCTTCAATCCATTGCATGTGAGGGCATCTAAGGCTATGGTGGCGTCAAAATCCAATGGGAGGTTTCAAGTGAAGGCTTCACTGAAGGAGAAGGCAGTCACTGGATTGACCGCAGCTGCACTCACTGCTTCCATGGTGATTCCAGAGGTGGCTGAAGCTGCTGGGCCTGGGGTTTCTCCATCTCTCAAGAACTTATTGCTCAGCATTGTGGCTGGTGGTGTTGTGCTTGTTGCCCTTGTTGGTGCTGTGATTGGAGTAGCCAATTTCGACCCTGTCAAGCGGAGCTAA